CGCTGATATTTATGCCCATGGCAATTTCCTTTGTGGGTGCGGGAATCATTTGGAAGTTCGTTTATGCTTATAGACCGGCATCAGCCGCTCAGACGGGTATTCTTAATGCAGTTCGTTCGCTTTTCAATTTAGATCCTTTGCCCTGGCTGATTATTAGACCTTGGCTTAATAATTTTTGTTTAATTATGGTAGGAGTATGGATCTGGACTGGATTTTGTATGGTGATATTATCTGCGAGTTATAAAGGGATACCCCGCGAGCTTTTAGAAGCAGCTCGAGTAGACGGCGCAACCGAATTTAAAATATTCTGGAAAATTATTCTGCCTTTGATGAAACCTACTCTTGCAGTAGTAGCGACAACTATGACCATTAATGTTCTTAAAGTATTTGATATTGTTTATGTAATGACTAATGGGAATTATAATACCGAAGTAGTGGCCAATAGGATGTATAAAGAGATGTTTATATTTAGAAATTATGGCCGAGCAAGCGCAATTGCGGTGATATTATTAGTGCTTATTATCCCCATGATAGTGATCAACATTCAGCGATTTAGAGAACAGGAGGCCATAAGATAATGAAAAAGTTAACTCCGATTCTTTCAAATGGACCGATTCATTTAGTAATAATTTTTATTGCAGTAATTTGGATTTTTCCTAGTGTGGGATTATTGATAACTTCTTTTCGATCTTCTGCCGATGTAGCAGCATCAGGATGGTGGAGCGTTTTTGAGCATCCTTTTAATTTTACCCGCTATACCTTGGAAAATTACCAGGAGGTTATTCTGAAGATCGGTATAGGAAAAGCCTTTTTAAACACTCTATTTATTACTATTCCCTCTACCATTATTCCCATATTAATTGCTTCTTTTGCTGCCTATGCTTTCGCCTGGATGGAATTCCCAGGGCGAAGATTTTTATTTGTCATTTTAGTAGGCTTGTTAGTAGTACCCCTACAAATGACTTTGATACCGATCTTGCGAATTTTTAATCAATTAGGAATAGCCGGTACTTTTCCCGGGATATGGTTTGCCCATACTGGTTACGGACTACCTCTAATAATTTACTTAATGTATAATTTTATCTCCGGGTTACCGAGTGAATTGTTTGATTCTTCTTCTATAGATGGCGCTACCTCTTTTCAAATATTCACCAAGATGGTAATACCGTTATCTTTACCAGCCCTTGCATCCGTCACTATCTTTCAGTTTTTATGGGTTTGGAATGACCTTTTAATAGCTTTAGTTTACTTAGGGGGGACACCAAATGTAGCTCCTTTAACCGTACGAATCAGTGCCTTAGTCGGCTCTTATGGTCAAGATTGGGAACTGCTTACCGCTGCGGCCTTTGTTTCTATGGCTCTTCCTTTATTTCTTTTTTTAGGATTGCAGCGCTATTTCGTAAAAGGAATTTTGGCTGGATCAGTGAAAGGATAAACTAATTTTCCAATTCGCCAATCCA
The window above is part of the Candidatus Atribacteria bacterium genome. Proteins encoded here:
- a CDS encoding sugar ABC transporter permease, with the translated sequence INTLYISFFNHNSEIFIGIKNYLYSFTNEIMLNSFRNNALWVILFVPLTASLGLVIAVLADRVKYESIVKSLIFMPMAISFVGAGIIWKFVYAYRPASAAQTGILNAVRSLFNLDPLPWLIIRPWLNNFCLIMVGVWIWTGFCMVILSASYKGIPRELLEAARVDGATEFKIFWKIILPLMKPTLAVVATTMTINVLKVFDIVYVMTNGNYNTEVVANRMYKEMFIFRNYGRASAIAVILLVLIIPMIVINIQRFREQEAIR
- a CDS encoding carbohydrate ABC transporter permease — its product is MKKLTPILSNGPIHLVIIFIAVIWIFPSVGLLITSFRSSADVAASGWWSVFEHPFNFTRYTLENYQEVILKIGIGKAFLNTLFITIPSTIIPILIASFAAYAFAWMEFPGRRFLFVILVGLLVVPLQMTLIPILRIFNQLGIAGTFPGIWFAHTGYGLPLIIYLMYNFISGLPSELFDSSSIDGATSFQIFTKMVIPLSLPALASVTIFQFLWVWNDLLIALVYLGGTPNVAPLTVRISALVGSYGQDWELLTAAAFVSMALPLFLFLGLQRYFVKGILAGSVKG